In Chthoniobacterales bacterium, a single window of DNA contains:
- a CDS encoding autotransporter-associated beta strand repeat-containing protein translates to MLLTVTLEAAPSPIGTGLLSNITLGALQNSAVVNRQWPNWVDYDVDLATWTYDVYVPPGYDGTKPYGVVVYITSDPTPGVVLQTASNDKNLIWIAPRNVGNNQGDYTLRFGASLLAIYRAKELFNIDPRRVYTSGKSGGARVASALAFYHCELIKGTAPSSGFGLPRLNEVTPDYITKPTGSNTPDSFYNYSNGWFFGEDVDAINATALSQKLRSYIITRYDDYREEYFVESFHCSYEPQGQTCFLYDGPGTHTDTSDAEMEEAIDYLDRTDIFPVNANVTAGAGGFSGLTNISQSGASAVEATSGGNTTYTLTPTLTAVAAAKTGPAFYWDNANGSTVRWLWEVKNAAPTNQKTFFGLWFANETWGGGAPTSVTTGSNPGILITITQNGSLNRMVVSARSDSGGETIFYDGYFSFVPAYSTAWTSTHSGYLTGAGSPVEIRMDLNKSRWQLTFNGIKLDGTTTSIASGTQISRDNRRSIYGYWDTAVGGASFWKHHATAPAYNTWSPFTKSILTVASGALSGSGTAPSPMELRYVIASDPGLPDPLAAGPSGLTAVASGGAINLTWNALPGATSYDVKRASVSGGPYTTLQNVSSTSYTDSSAVAGTAYYYTVSAVTASGSTANAEFEVCAGVSLPPGTWIGIGADGNWQTAANWTTLPVAGNTLTFAGGRLASGNNFAANTSFGGLAFSSGAPAFTLSGNAITLGGDISNNSPNTQSINLPLALSSGAHSVTTNANGGVSIGGVISGNGSLTKAGAGTLTLPAVNTYGGGTIVNAGTLVLAKGGGAGAIRGTVTVNSGATLKTTVTDAVGYNAGSQVAQLNLTGGTFDNSGNGNEGFRTNVALTGGTMTSTGGGSFLFTVGGYGIASLASSATSTISSGLLLQNSVDLPIDVADGAAATDLLISGVVAGTGSAITKTGAGTLTLSGANTLTGNLTINGGTLATGLALGNPGTNTSQSSGLGDIGTSVSRTLTVNNGGTLSLTGGNVLGTGGSTNTLATTTLVVNQGGVFQSGLNGSGTGWWNKLGPVILNGGTIHVGSGANTTSFQGLALLGTVTVGGSTASVIDTFASSNNASNGIHLGQNSTASQSIVFNVADVTGNSAADLTIAAKLLNTSSSQVASGLTKTGVGTLTLTAANAYSGATTINGGILNITGSLSSSSGTVTVNNGGTLAGTGTVARATTVTSGGAISPGNGGGTAGTLTLSGGLTLNTGAALAMDLAGTATSDKIAVSGAFAASGTTTINLTALGSFVGSGTYPLITGATGISAGNFAVGTTPGGYVCTLSASSGTLSLTAMTVVENWRSTYFGTTANSGNAADNADPDGDGMTNAQEFAAGTDPKSNASALKVSNVAPSGNDMVISFPTVSGKVYRVERSDTLQSGSWTTVQDNLAGTGGVVQVTDAGGAMQGKRFYRVLIP, encoded by the coding sequence GTGTTATTAACAGTCACTCTCGAAGCCGCGCCATCGCCGATTGGCACCGGGTTGCTCAGCAACATCACGTTGGGTGCGCTTCAGAATTCGGCGGTGGTCAACCGCCAGTGGCCCAATTGGGTCGACTACGACGTGGATCTGGCCACCTGGACTTACGACGTCTATGTCCCGCCTGGCTACGACGGCACGAAGCCCTATGGCGTGGTAGTTTACATCACCTCGGACCCCACCCCCGGCGTGGTGCTGCAGACCGCGTCCAACGACAAGAACCTCATCTGGATCGCACCTCGGAACGTCGGCAATAATCAGGGAGACTACACGCTCCGCTTCGGCGCGTCGCTGCTGGCGATCTATCGTGCCAAGGAGCTGTTCAACATCGACCCGCGGCGGGTTTACACGTCCGGCAAGTCTGGCGGTGCCCGCGTTGCCAGCGCCCTCGCATTTTATCACTGCGAACTCATCAAAGGCACGGCCCCCTCCTCGGGATTTGGTCTGCCTCGACTCAACGAGGTGACGCCAGACTACATCACGAAACCGACTGGCAGTAACACTCCGGACTCTTTCTACAACTATTCGAACGGCTGGTTCTTCGGGGAGGATGTGGATGCGATCAACGCGACCGCGCTTTCCCAGAAACTGCGCTCCTATATCATCACGCGCTACGACGATTACCGGGAGGAATACTTCGTGGAGTCCTTTCACTGCAGCTACGAGCCGCAGGGGCAGACTTGCTTTCTTTACGACGGCCCCGGCACGCACACGGATACCAGTGACGCCGAGATGGAGGAGGCGATCGATTACCTCGACCGCACCGACATCTTCCCGGTGAATGCCAACGTGACGGCGGGGGCGGGAGGTTTTTCCGGCCTGACGAACATCAGCCAGTCCGGCGCTTCGGCGGTCGAGGCGACCTCGGGTGGCAACACGACCTACACGCTCACTCCCACGCTCACCGCCGTGGCGGCGGCGAAGACGGGCCCGGCGTTTTACTGGGACAACGCGAATGGTTCGACCGTGCGTTGGCTGTGGGAGGTGAAGAACGCCGCGCCGACGAACCAAAAGACCTTCTTTGGTCTTTGGTTCGCCAACGAGACGTGGGGTGGGGGAGCACCGACCTCCGTGACAACGGGGAGCAATCCCGGCATCCTCATCACGATCACGCAAAACGGCTCGCTGAATCGCATGGTCGTCAGCGCGCGTTCCGACTCGGGCGGGGAAACCATTTTTTACGACGGTTACTTCAGCTTCGTGCCGGCGTATTCCACGGCGTGGACGAGCACGCACAGTGGCTACCTCACCGGCGCGGGCTCGCCGGTGGAGATCCGGATGGACCTCAACAAGAGCCGCTGGCAGCTCACGTTCAACGGCATCAAGCTCGACGGCACGACGACCTCCATTGCCAGCGGCACGCAGATTTCGCGGGACAACAGGCGTTCGATTTACGGCTACTGGGACACTGCCGTCGGAGGCGCGTCGTTCTGGAAACACCATGCGACCGCTCCTGCCTACAACACGTGGTCGCCCTTCACCAAGTCGATCTTGACGGTCGCCTCGGGCGCGCTCTCCGGCTCGGGCACCGCGCCTTCGCCGATGGAGCTGCGCTACGTGATCGCGAGCGATCCCGGCCTTCCCGACCCACTGGCAGCCGGGCCCAGCGGCCTCACGGCGGTCGCCAGCGGCGGAGCCATCAATTTGACCTGGAACGCTCTTCCCGGCGCGACGAGCTATGACGTCAAGCGCGCCTCCGTATCCGGTGGGCCTTACACGACGCTCCAGAATGTCAGCAGCACCAGTTACACGGATTCCAGCGCGGTTGCCGGCACGGCCTACTATTATACCGTCTCGGCGGTCACGGCATCCGGCTCGACCGCCAACGCGGAGTTTGAAGTCTGCGCGGGAGTGAGTCTCCCGCCGGGCACTTGGATTGGCATTGGCGCGGATGGCAACTGGCAGACGGCGGCGAATTGGACCACGCTGCCTGTGGCGGGCAACACGCTGACCTTCGCCGGCGGGCGGCTGGCGAGCGGGAATAACTTTGCGGCGAACACCTCTTTTGGCGGCCTGGCGTTCAGCAGCGGAGCCCCGGCATTTACGTTGAGCGGAAACGCGATCACCCTCGGCGGAGATATTTCCAACAACAGTCCGAACACGCAGTCCATCAACCTCCCCCTGGCGCTTTCCTCCGGCGCGCACAGCGTGACGACCAATGCGAACGGTGGCGTCTCGATCGGCGGCGTGATCAGCGGGAACGGCAGCCTGACGAAAGCCGGCGCAGGCACGCTGACTCTCCCGGCCGTCAATACCTACGGCGGCGGCACGATCGTGAACGCGGGCACGCTGGTGCTCGCAAAGGGTGGTGGCGCGGGTGCCATTCGCGGCACCGTCACCGTCAACTCCGGGGCGACCTTAAAAACGACGGTCACCGATGCCGTGGGCTATAACGCCGGGAGCCAGGTCGCCCAGTTGAATCTCACTGGCGGCACATTCGACAACAGCGGCAATGGCAACGAGGGGTTTCGCACGAACGTGGCGCTCACGGGTGGCACGATGACCTCGACGGGAGGCGGCTCCTTCCTCTTCACCGTGGGAGGTTACGGCATCGCGTCGCTCGCCAGCTCCGCGACCTCGACGATCAGCTCGGGTCTCCTTCTACAGAACAGCGTGGACCTCCCGATAGACGTGGCCGATGGCGCCGCCGCCACGGATCTCCTGATTTCGGGCGTGGTCGCCGGGACTGGCAGCGCTATCACTAAAACCGGCGCCGGAACCCTGACGCTTTCGGGGGCGAACACCCTCACGGGGAACCTCACCATCAACGGCGGCACGCTTGCCACCGGATTGGCCCTCGGCAACCCGGGAACCAATACGAGCCAGTCCAGCGGTCTTGGCGATATTGGCACTTCTGTTTCCCGCACCCTCACGGTGAACAACGGGGGAACGCTGTCACTGACCGGAGGAAACGTGTTGGGGACGGGAGGAAGCACCAACACGCTGGCCACCACGACCCTCGTCGTGAATCAAGGCGGTGTTTTTCAAAGCGGTCTGAATGGCAGCGGCACAGGCTGGTGGAACAAGCTCGGGCCGGTGATCCTCAATGGCGGCACGATCCACGTAGGCAGCGGTGCCAACACCACGAGCTTCCAAGGCTTGGCGCTGCTCGGCACCGTCACAGTCGGCGGAAGCACGGCCTCCGTCATCGACACGTTCGCCTCCTCCAATAACGCCTCCAACGGCATTCACCTCGGTCAGAACAGCACAGCGAGCCAATCCATCGTCTTCAACGTGGCGGATGTCACTGGCAATTCGGCTGCGGATCTGACGATTGCGGCGAAGTTGCTCAACACCTCGTCAAGCCAGGTCGCCAGCGGACTCACCAAAACCGGCGTCGGAACGCTGACCCTGACTGCCGCGAACGCCTACTCCGGCGCGACGACGATCAACGGCGGCATCCTCAACATCACGGGTTCGCTCAGCAGCAGTTCCGGGACCGTGACCGTCAACAATGGCGGCACGTTGGCGGGAACCGGCACCGTAGCCCGCGCAACCACCGTGACCAGCGGCGGCGCGATTTCGCCCGGCAACGGCGGCGGCACAGCCGGCACGCTGACGCTTTCCGGAGGGCTTACGCTCAATACCGGTGCGGCGCTGGCCATGGACCTCGCCGGCACGGCGACCTCCGACAAGATCGCGGTGAGCGGCGCGTTTGCCGCGAGCGGCACGACGACCATCAACCTGACTGCGCTCGGCAGCTTCGTCGGCTCCGGCACGTATCCACTCATCACGGGTGCCACCGGCATCAGCGCCGGCAACTTCGCCGTCGGCACAACACCGGGCGGCTACGTCTGCACCCTCAGCGCGAGCAGCGGCACGCTTTCGCTCACCGCGATGACCGTGGTCGAGAACTGGCGCTCGACGTATTTCGGCACCACGGCCAACAGCGGCAACGCGGCGGACAACGCCGATCCCGACGGCGACGGCATGACTAACGCGCAGGAGTTCGCCGCAGGCACCGACCCGAAGAGTAACGCCAGCGCATTAAAGGTCAGCAACGTCGCGCCATCCGGCAACGACATGGTGATCAGCTTCCCGACGGTCTCTGGGAAAGTCTATCGCGTAGAACGCTCCGACACGCTGCAAAGCGGCTCGTGGACAACCGTGCAGGACAACCTCGCCGGCACTGGTGGCGTCGTGCAGGTCACCGACGCCGGCGGGGCCATGCAGGGCAAACGCTTCTACCGGGTCCTCATCCCGTGA
- a CDS encoding alginate lyase family protein — protein MRKSRCFSILKSALALIVIGFAGFWCAEARAFTHPGIPLIAADLDAVAANLAKEPWNSGYAALAADYRSQLSYTMQGPFAHVGRNESGTNPNLTQWRNDMIAIWNLSLMWYFTGNTAYAQKAHDILLQWANTQTSFGGIESGLDLGDYAFRFGDGADILRGTWPLWTQADTDKVKALFSTVYWPATSLPTDELGPTNKGSLSMAAAVAIAVFCDDQANWTKFPMGTTDEYQTTSPAPAIPCKSQTRMAGQQAKRFYRVTVIP, from the coding sequence GTGAGGAAATCCCGTTGCTTTTCGATTCTGAAAAGTGCCCTTGCACTGATTGTCATCGGATTTGCTGGCTTCTGGTGCGCTGAGGCGAGGGCTTTCACCCATCCCGGCATTCCCCTCATCGCGGCCGACTTGGATGCGGTTGCGGCCAACCTTGCCAAAGAGCCGTGGAATTCCGGCTACGCGGCGCTGGCGGCAGACTACCGCTCCCAGCTCTCCTACACGATGCAGGGGCCATTCGCGCACGTCGGGCGCAACGAGAGCGGCACCAATCCCAACCTCACCCAGTGGCGCAACGACATGATCGCGATCTGGAACCTTTCGCTCATGTGGTATTTCACCGGCAACACTGCCTACGCGCAAAAGGCGCACGACATCCTGCTCCAATGGGCCAACACCCAGACCAGCTTCGGCGGCATCGAATCCGGCCTCGACTTGGGAGACTACGCATTTCGTTTTGGGGACGGAGCGGATATCTTGCGCGGCACCTGGCCGCTCTGGACGCAGGCGGACACCGACAAAGTGAAGGCGCTCTTCTCCACCGTCTATTGGCCAGCGACCAGTCTGCCCACCGACGAGCTCGGCCCGACTAACAAGGGCTCCTTGAGCATGGCTGCCGCCGTGGCGATCGCGGTCTTCTGCGACGATCAGGCGAACTGGACAAAGTTCCCGATGGGCACGACCGACGAATATCAGACAACATCCCCGGCACCGGCAATCCCGTGCAAATCACAGACACGAATGGCGGGTCAGCAAGCCAAACGTTTTTACCGTGTGACGGTGATCCCATAG
- a CDS encoding glycoside hydrolase family 43 protein, protein MKTPVTKQFISLAIALIPLGLHAANPIITDIFTADPAALVYKDTVYLYAGQDEAPPNKGYTMNKWVCYSSQDMKTWTSHGSPLAWKDFAWAKGDAWASQVIENKGKFYWYVTVQHNDQHRGKAIGVAVSDSPTGPFKDARGSALVTNDMTPNGKIGWEDIDPTVFTDDDGATYLCWGNTNCYMAKLKPNMTELDGPIQSVENLPEYTEAPWLHKQGDMYYLSYASGFPEKISYATAPKITGPWTPRGVLAEVAGNSNTIHQAIIEFKNQWYFVYHNGVIQHPNTGGSFRRSVCVDYLYYNPDGTMKRVVQTSEGTDLPPVK, encoded by the coding sequence ATGAAAACCCCTGTAACGAAACAGTTCATCTCTTTGGCTATCGCGCTCATCCCGCTGGGTTTGCATGCGGCCAACCCCATCATTACTGACATCTTCACGGCTGATCCGGCTGCGTTGGTCTATAAAGACACCGTCTATCTGTATGCCGGGCAGGACGAGGCTCCGCCGAACAAAGGCTACACGATGAACAAATGGGTCTGCTATTCGTCGCAGGATATGAAGACTTGGACTTCGCATGGTTCGCCGCTGGCTTGGAAAGATTTCGCCTGGGCCAAAGGCGATGCCTGGGCCTCTCAAGTCATCGAGAATAAAGGGAAGTTCTATTGGTATGTGACCGTGCAGCACAACGATCAACACCGAGGCAAAGCGATCGGCGTTGCCGTCTCTGACAGTCCAACCGGCCCCTTCAAGGACGCTCGCGGCTCCGCTCTCGTGACCAACGACATGACGCCCAACGGCAAAATCGGCTGGGAAGACATCGATCCCACGGTTTTTACGGATGACGACGGCGCGACCTATCTCTGCTGGGGAAATACCAACTGCTACATGGCCAAACTCAAGCCGAACATGACCGAGCTGGATGGCCCGATTCAGAGCGTGGAAAATTTGCCCGAATACACCGAAGCGCCGTGGCTCCACAAACAGGGAGACATGTATTACCTCTCCTACGCGTCCGGTTTCCCGGAAAAAATATCTTACGCCACCGCCCCCAAAATCACCGGGCCGTGGACTCCTCGCGGCGTGCTCGCGGAAGTCGCTGGGAACAGCAACACCATCCATCAGGCGATCATCGAATTCAAAAACCAGTGGTATTTCGTTTACCACAACGGAGTGATCCAGCACCCGAACACAGGTGGCAGTTTTCGGCGCTCTGTCTGTGTCGATTATCTCTACTACAACCCCGACGGTACGATGAAGCGCGTCGTGCAAACGAGCGAAGGCACTGATCTTCCACCCGTGAAATGA
- a CDS encoding family 43 glycosylhydrolase, with amino-acid sequence MKTLFLHLLLATAFFLGNAIHAETPPSTTAYLFTSFRGNGDGLHLAYSHDALDWTDLDRVFLTPTVGGKLLRDPHILFGPDHLYHMVWTSGWKDTGIGHATSEDLVHWSGQQYISLMEKTPGAQNCWAPETFYDDATKNYILVWSSNVPSVGSTEEHFRAWYSLTRDFKTFSDPKVLFDPGFNNIDTTMLRRADGKYLILLKETDQPKLKKWGAIHAAVADKPLGPYQLLPDLAFANERVEGPSPITIGDKTLLYADYYVNGRYAARETTDWKTWTDIAKSTAVANGQRHGTIFSVPVDLAEKLRQESAAVAPKPILEGFNADPAIRVFGDTYYIYPTSDKPYWNTTEFPVFSSKNLIDWKKERIVLDVTKDLQWADLQAWAPDCVERNGTYYFYFCARGKIGVATAPTPTGPFKDALNHPLLVKGGKVNVTTIDPYPFIDSDGQGYLYYGNGRCAQVIKLKADMITLDGDPVDIPMKDFREGIVVFKRDGKYYFMWSIDDARSPNYRVGWGISDTPFGPVKIPETDFIVLQKNGPVVGTAHHSVVNVPGTDRWYVAYHRHAVPGGGGYKREVCLVRMEFNPDGSIKPMDPMVVPFKLGDLGEPISHGKGLPDPR; translated from the coding sequence ATGAAAACCCTCTTTCTCCATCTTCTGCTCGCGACTGCGTTCTTCCTCGGCAACGCCATTCACGCCGAAACTCCACCATCCACGACAGCGTATCTTTTCACTTCCTTTCGCGGTAATGGCGACGGGTTGCATCTCGCCTACAGCCACGACGCGCTGGATTGGACCGACCTCGATCGTGTCTTTCTCACCCCCACGGTTGGCGGTAAATTACTGCGCGATCCCCATATACTTTTCGGACCGGACCATCTTTATCACATGGTCTGGACCTCTGGCTGGAAAGACACCGGCATTGGCCACGCCACTTCGGAGGATTTGGTCCACTGGTCCGGGCAACAATACATCTCGCTGATGGAAAAAACTCCGGGTGCCCAAAACTGCTGGGCGCCGGAAACTTTCTACGACGACGCGACGAAAAATTACATCCTCGTGTGGTCCTCTAATGTCCCGTCTGTCGGTTCCACTGAGGAACACTTTCGAGCCTGGTACTCACTCACACGGGATTTCAAAACCTTCAGCGATCCCAAGGTTCTCTTCGATCCCGGCTTCAACAATATTGACACCACGATGTTGCGACGCGCCGACGGAAAATACCTCATCCTTCTCAAGGAAACCGATCAGCCCAAACTGAAAAAATGGGGAGCCATCCATGCCGCCGTGGCCGACAAGCCGCTCGGTCCCTACCAACTTCTTCCCGATCTAGCATTTGCGAATGAACGCGTGGAAGGGCCATCCCCGATCACCATCGGCGACAAAACTTTGCTCTACGCGGATTACTACGTGAATGGTCGCTACGCGGCGCGTGAAACCACCGATTGGAAAACGTGGACAGACATTGCCAAATCCACCGCCGTCGCAAATGGCCAGCGCCACGGCACCATCTTTTCTGTTCCTGTGGATTTGGCGGAAAAACTGCGTCAGGAATCTGCCGCCGTCGCGCCCAAACCGATCCTCGAAGGATTTAACGCCGACCCGGCAATTCGGGTTTTTGGCGACACATATTACATTTACCCGACCTCGGACAAACCCTACTGGAACACCACCGAGTTCCCCGTTTTTTCGTCGAAAAACCTGATCGACTGGAAAAAGGAAAGGATCGTTCTCGATGTCACCAAAGATCTGCAATGGGCCGATCTCCAAGCCTGGGCACCCGACTGTGTCGAACGCAACGGCACCTATTATTTCTACTTCTGTGCCCGTGGCAAAATTGGCGTGGCTACCGCCCCAACTCCTACCGGGCCTTTCAAGGACGCGCTGAACCATCCGCTTCTGGTCAAAGGTGGCAAGGTGAATGTGACCACGATCGACCCCTATCCCTTTATCGACAGCGATGGGCAGGGTTACCTCTATTATGGAAACGGTCGTTGTGCCCAGGTCATCAAATTAAAAGCCGACATGATCACGCTGGACGGCGATCCTGTGGACATCCCCATGAAGGACTTCCGTGAGGGAATTGTCGTTTTCAAGCGTGACGGGAAATACTACTTCATGTGGTCCATTGATGATGCCCGCAGCCCGAATTATCGCGTCGGCTGGGGCATTTCCGACACACCTTTCGGCCCAGTGAAAATACCTGAAACGGACTTCATCGTTCTACAGAAAAATGGCCCGGTGGTGGGGACCGCGCATCACAGCGTGGTCAATGTCCCCGGCACCGACCGTTGGTATGTCGCCTATCATCGCCATGCCGTTCCCGGCGGCGGCGGTTACAAACGCGAAGTCTGTCTAGTCCGCATGGAATTCAATCCTGACGGCTCGATCAAGCCGATGGACCCGATGGTGGTGCCATTCAAGCTAGGCGACCTTGGTGAGCCGATCAGCCACGGCAAGGGATTGCCCGATCCGAGGTAG
- a CDS encoding glycoside hydrolase family 43 protein, whose translation MQIQNPVLRGFHPDPSFVRVGGDFYLASSTFEWLPGVRFHHSRDLVHWRLAGHALTRPSQIDLKGVENSNGVWAPSLSYADGQFWLLYTNIRTAGMGRPFKDPLTFLITAPTIEGPWSEPIFLNAIGFDPSLFHDDDGRKWLVNMQWDFRKGRHRFAGNVAQEYDPASRRLVGPVHELVRKENILCEGPNLYKHNGWYYLMLAEGGTGWNHGISMARSRSITGPYELDPEEAVLTTRHAPEHPLQKAGHGELVETASGEWWLAHLCSRPLKTGAGLDPKSPDQTAAARAHAGHRCVLGRETALQRVVWSPDGWLRLAHGGVLPEVSVEAPSDLPLHPWEPVSERDDFEEPNLSEHWSTLRVMADSTWLSTTERPGWLRLQGRECPSSLHEQSVVARRLQSFHAIAETRVDFNPTRFSQMAGLVAWYDTKMFFYLRISHDEQLGKILGIVQMDDGVYDELDDSKIVINDWLEMHLRAEIHGAGLQFSASRDAVTWQSVGPVLDASKLSDEYASGLHFTGAFVGLAAHDVAGQRAFADFDYFTLREIK comes from the coding sequence ATGCAAATTCAAAATCCAGTCCTGCGAGGGTTTCATCCCGACCCTTCGTTCGTCCGCGTAGGGGGCGATTTCTACCTCGCCAGTTCCACGTTTGAGTGGCTGCCCGGAGTTCGCTTTCATCACTCCAGGGATTTGGTTCATTGGCGGCTCGCAGGTCACGCCCTCACTCGCCCCTCGCAAATCGACCTGAAAGGGGTGGAAAATTCCAACGGAGTTTGGGCGCCTTCTCTTAGCTATGCGGATGGGCAATTCTGGCTGCTTTATACTAACATACGGACAGCGGGCATGGGACGTCCCTTCAAGGATCCGCTCACTTTTTTGATCACTGCGCCGACGATTGAAGGTCCATGGAGCGAACCGATTTTCCTGAATGCGATCGGCTTCGATCCCTCCCTTTTTCACGATGATGATGGGCGGAAATGGCTGGTTAATATGCAATGGGATTTCCGCAAAGGACGGCATCGATTTGCTGGAAATGTGGCCCAGGAATACGACCCTGCGAGCCGGCGACTTGTCGGCCCGGTCCATGAATTGGTCCGCAAGGAAAACATTCTGTGCGAAGGCCCCAATCTCTACAAACACAACGGCTGGTATTACCTCATGCTTGCCGAGGGAGGCACGGGCTGGAACCACGGCATCTCGATGGCGCGTTCGCGCTCGATCACGGGACCGTATGAACTCGATCCCGAGGAAGCTGTCCTAACCACGCGTCATGCGCCGGAACATCCCTTGCAAAAAGCCGGGCACGGCGAATTGGTCGAGACGGCTTCCGGTGAATGGTGGCTGGCCCACCTTTGCAGCCGACCATTAAAGACGGGAGCCGGACTCGATCCCAAATCTCCCGATCAGACTGCGGCGGCTCGTGCGCACGCGGGCCATCGCTGCGTGCTGGGACGCGAAACAGCCCTGCAGCGAGTCGTCTGGTCGCCGGACGGCTGGCTGCGCCTGGCCCACGGCGGAGTGCTGCCCGAAGTGAGCGTGGAAGCTCCCTCCGACCTGCCATTGCATCCATGGGAACCGGTGTCGGAGCGCGATGATTTTGAGGAACCTAACCTCAGCGAACATTGGTCCACGCTCCGGGTGATGGCCGATTCGACCTGGCTATCCACGACAGAGAGACCGGGCTGGCTGCGGCTGCAGGGCCGGGAATGCCCCAGTTCGCTTCACGAGCAAAGTGTCGTCGCCCGCCGCCTCCAATCTTTTCACGCCATTGCGGAAACCCGAGTCGATTTTAACCCGACTCGTTTTTCCCAGATGGCGGGCCTGGTCGCCTGGTATGACACGAAGATGTTTTTTTACCTGCGAATCTCTCACGACGAGCAACTGGGAAAAATCCTCGGCATCGTCCAGATGGATGATGGCGTTTACGACGAACTCGATGATTCAAAGATTGTCATCAACGACTGGCTGGAAATGCATCTGCGGGCAGAAATCCATGGCGCTGGCCTGCAATTTTCCGCCTCACGCGATGCTGTCACCTGGCAATCCGTCGGTCCCGTTTTGGATGCCAGCAAACTCTCCGATGAATACGCGAGCGGTCTGCATTTCACAGGTGCCTTCGTTGGTCTGGCCGCGCACGATGTCGCAGGCCAGCGTGCCTTTGCGGACTTCGATTATTTCACCCTTCGAGAAATAAAATAG